In the Acomys russatus chromosome 11, mAcoRus1.1, whole genome shotgun sequence genome, one interval contains:
- the C11H10orf105 gene encoding uncharacterized protein C10orf105 homolog — protein sequence MSTVGSSLPSPPTFLTAPTTSGTYTRAADPVPVLIALACIFLLLASCLLFMMLCKPTALDPGRQGARECMPHHPVSPSEPRLRLWKHLGSLRCSLHSFQRGRPAVQWGLDDHRGDYDCTEATKM from the coding sequence ATGAGCACAGTGGGCTCCAGCCTCCCCAGCCCTCCAACCTTCCTAACGGCTCCCACCACTTCTGGGACTTACACCCGGGCTGCCGACCCTGTACCGGTTCTCATCGCCCTGGCCTGCATTTTTCTGCTGCTGGCCTCTTGCCTGCTGTTCATGATGCTGTGTAAGCCAACCGCCTTGGACCCTGGCCGCCAAGGGGCCCGGGAGTGCATGCCACATCACCCGGTAAGCCCCAGTGAGCCGAGGCTCCGGCTCTGGAAGCATCTGGGCTCACTGCGTTGCTCTCTGCACAGCTTCCAGCGAGGCAGGCCTGCTGTCCAGTGGGGTCTTGATGACCACCGAGGTGACTATGACTGCACTGAAGCCACCAAGATGTGA